ATGCGCTTTCCGGTGTCCTCCACGGCGTTCTACCACTACGTCGACAAGCTGGGCCTGCAGACCAAGCCGTTTCCCAACCCGCTGACCCCGGCGTCCGGCAGCACCGTGATCGACCTCGAAGGCCAGACGCACTACGCGCAGAAACTCGCCGACCTGCCGGCGCTGTTCCAGGAAGTGGCCGATGCCTGGGCCGACGCCCTGGAAGACGGCTCGCGCTTCAGCGAAATCCAGCAGGCGATTCGCGACCGCGACGTGCCACGCCTCAAGGAACTGTGGAACACTCTGGTGCCGCTGTGGGACGACCGCACCTTCTATGACTTCGTCGCCACCTCGAAAGCCTTCGCCAAGCTGTCGTTCCATCACCGCGAGGTGTTCGGCCAGGTCGGTTTCGGCACCGGCGGCTGGGACTCGGACTTCCCCAACTCGATGCTGGAAATCTTCCGCGTGGTGATGACCAACTGCGACGATCACCAGCACCTGGTGGTCGGCGGCGTGGAGCAGGTGCCGCTGGGCATCTGGCGCCATGTGCCGGAGCGCTGCGCCCACTGGCCGCAAGGCACCAGCCTCAGCTCGCTGCACCACGGCGCGCCGCGTCCCGGGGTGAAACGCATCGCCCGGGCCGCCGACGGCCGTTTCAGTGTCACCGACAACTGGGGCGATACCCGCGAATACGCAGCGGTGCTGACCACCTGCCAGAGCTGGCTGCTGACCACCCAGATCGAATGCGAGGAGTCGCTGTTCTCGCAGAAGATGTGGATGGCCCTGGACCGTACCCGCTACATGCAGTCGTCGAAGACCTTCGTGATGGTCGACCGGCCGTTCTGGAAGGACAAGGACCCGGAAACCGGCCGCGACCTGATGAGCATGACCCTCACCGACCGCCTGACCCGCGGCACCTATCTATTCGACAACGGCGACGACAAGCCGGGCGTCATCTGCCTGTCCTATTCCTGGATGAGCGACGCCCTGAAGATGCTGCCGCACCCGGTGGAAAAACGGGTCAAGCTGGCCCTCGACGCCCTGAAGAAGATCTACCCGAAAGTCGATATCGCCGGGCGCATCATCGGCGATCCGATCACCGTCTCCTGGGAAGCCGACCCGCACTTCCTCGGCGCCTTCAAGGGCGCGCTGCCCGGCCATTACCGCTACAACCAGCGCATGTACGCGCACTTCATGCAGGACGACCTGCCGGCCGAACAGCGCGGCATTTTCATCGCCGGCGACGATGTGTCCTGGACGCCGGCCTGGGTGGAAGGCGCGGTACAGACTTCGCTCAACGCGGTCTGGGGCATCATGCGGCACTTCGGCGGGCAGACCCACGCCGAGAACCCGGGACCGGGCGACGTGTTCCACGAGATCGGCCCCATCGCCCTGGCCGACTGAGCCGCCCAGCCATCATCGCGGGCGACCGGGCTTTCGGGCCGCCCGCGGCAACGGCTACAGTGACAGCCCAGAGCACAGAGGAGCCTCTTCATGCGTGTCGCGCTTTATCAATGTGCCCCACAACCCCTGGATGTCGCCGGCAACCTGCAACGCCTGCAGAAAGTCGCCGTGGAAGCCTGCGGCGCCGATTTGCTGGTGCTGCCGGAAATGTTCCTCAGCGGCTACAACATTGGCGTGGAGGCCGTCGGCGCCCTCGCCGAAGCCCAGGACGGGCCCTCGGCGCAGTACATCGCCAACGTCGCGCAGTCGGCGGGTATCGCGATCCTGTACGGCTACCCGGAGCGCGCCGACGACGGCCAGATCTACAACGCCGTGCAACTGATCGACAGCCGCGGCCAGCGCCTGTGCAACTATCGCAAGACCCACCTGTTCGGCGATCTCGATCGCTCGATGTTCAGCGCCGGGGCGGGCGACTTCCCACTGGTGGAGCTCAATGGCTGGAAGCTCGGTTTCCTGATCTGCTACGACATCGAATTCCCGGAGAACGCCCGGCGCCTGGCGCTGGCCGGTGCCGAGCTGATCCTGGTGCCTACCGCCAACATGGTTCCCTACGATTTCATCGCCGATGTCACCGTGCGTTCGCGCGCCTTCGAAAACCAGTGCTATGTGGCCTACGCCAATTACTGCGGCCACGAAGACGACATCCACTACTGCGGCCAGAGCAGCATCGCCGCCCCCGATGGCCAGCGAATTGCCCTGGCCGGCCTGGACGAAGCCCTGATCGCCGGCACCCTGGACCGCCGGTTGATGCTCGATTCCCGCGCCGCCAACCGCTATTTCCACGACCGTCGCCCGGAGCTTTACGACGACCTGAACAAGCGTTGATCCGGGGTTATCCGCTAGCATGAGCGCTTCACTGTTCTGGAAGTGCTCATGCCCGCGCTGAACCACCCTCACCCCCATCGGGAAACCCTGGCCAACGGCCTGCGGATTTCCTTGCAGCACCCCCCCCGATTGAAGCGTTGCGCGGCAGCCCTGCGGGTCGCGGCCGGCAGTCACGACGTACCGCGCGCCTGGCCCGGGCTGGCGCACTTTCTCGAACACCTGCTGTTTCTCGGCACCGCACGCTTTCCCGCGGAACAGGGGCTGATGGCCTATGTGCAACGCCACGGCGGCCAGGTGAACGCCAGTACCGGCGAGCGCCATACCGACTTTTTCTTCGAACTGCCCGCTGCGGACTTTCCCGCCGGGCTGGAGCGCCTGGCCGACATGCTGGCCCACCCGCGCCTGAGCCAGGAAGACCAGTTGCGTGAGCGGGAAGTGCTGCACGCGGAGTTCATCGCCTGGTCGCGGGACGCCGCGGCGCAACGGCAACTCGCCCTGCTCGACGGGCTGTCTGCGGCGCATCCACTGCGGGCATTCCACGCAGGGAACCGCTACAGCCTGAGCGTGCCGCGCCCGGCATTCCAGCAGGCATTGCAGGGCTTCTACCAAACTCACTACCACAGCGGGCAGATGACCCTGAGCCTGACCGGTCCGCAGCCGCTGGATGAACTCAGGGTCTTGGCCCAAGGCTTCGCCGCTGTCCTGGCCGTTGGTGAACCGCGTCCCCAGGATGCGCCTCCGCCCCTGTTGGTATCGGCGCAGCAGCATTATCGACAGCTCGACGGGCGCCACCTGAACCTGCTGTTCGCCTGCGAACAGCTGCCCATGGCCGCCCGCGAAGCGCTGGATTTTCTCTGCACCTGGCTGGGCTCCGGAAAAGCCGGCGGGCTGCTCGCCACACTGGAGGAGCGCGGCCTGGTCGAAGGCTTGCACGCCGCGCCGCTGTATCAGTTCGCCGGCCAAGCGCTGCTGCATATCCAGTTCACCTTGACCGAGCAGGGCGCAACCCAGACCCGGCAGGTGAGCGAGCTGCTCTTCGACTGGCTGGCCTTTTTCAGCAGCCAGCAGGACTGGTCCGCGCTGCGCGAGGAATACGCCTTGTTGCGCCAGCGCCAACGCCAGGTCGCCGGCGCACTGGAGCTGGCCCGGCTGAACAACGAGCAGTTGGAGCCACAGCTGTCCGCGCAGGGTGTCACGGCCCTCAAGGCCCTGCTGGCGCAGCTCCAGCCCGCGTCAGCCGGAAACAGCGGTATCGCTTGGCAACTGCCCGCGGCCAATCCGTTGCTGTGCAGTTCCGCACCGCCGCCCCGGGCGGGCCTGATTCGCGGGCAAACCAGCGCTCACCGCGGCCTGAGGACCTTTGCCCAGGATCGCCTGCGCCAGCGCCGCGAGTCGTCGGGCATGAGTTTCAGCCCCGCGCTCGCCGACGACGCCGGCGAAGCTGCCCTGTACCTGCGCTGGCGCCTGCCGGAAGGCTTGCCGCACACGCTGCGCGATCGCCTGCAAGGCCATCTGCGCGAGCTGCGGGAGGACGGCCGGCAAGCCGGCGTCGAACTGGCTTTGGGTATTTCGGGCAACCAGTGCCTGTTGACGCTCAAGGGCCATCCCGAACCCATACCGGCCATGCTCCAGCAGGCGCTGCTGGCGCTGGGACAACCTGGCGCGCGCTTCTGGCACATGCCCGAGCCTGTCGCTCCTGCCCCGCTGCTGCCGATCCGGCGCCTGCTCCAGGCGTTGCCCGAATTCAGCCTTGGCTTGCCCATAGTCCGGGAATCGTTGGACGAGCAGGGTTGGCAGGCCTTGTGGCAGGAGGCCCGCTGGGATGGCCTGGCCATCGGCCTGGGCCAGGCCCAGGGTGCCATCGGCGCCGCCTTGGGCAAGGCCCCGGGCACCGCCGATAACCAGCCTTCGGCCCCGCCCTCGATCGCCGCGCAACGGCATTGGCACCAGATCGCGACAGCCCCCGGCGAACAGGCGCTGCTGCTGTGTTGCCCGGCTCCCGACACCACGCTGGCGCAAGAGGCGGCCTGGCGCTTGCTCGGGCAACTGATCCAGACGCCGTTCTATCAGCGCCTGCGGGTCGAATTGCAACTGGGTTACGCGGTGTTCAGTGGAGTGCGGCAAATCGATGGCCAGACCGCGCTGCTGTTCGGCGTGCAATCGCCCAGCGCTTCATCGAACGAAATCCTCGGGCACATCGAGGCTTTCCTGGCGTGTTTGCCCGAACTGATCGAGGCGCTGGACAGCGCCGCCCTGGACTGCCTGAAAACGCAACTGGCCGCCCAGTTCGATGCCCGGGCGCTGCCTCTGCCGCAGCTGGCCGAACTGCTCTGGCAAGGCCGGCTGGCCGGTCACCCGTCGGATTACCTGGAGCAATTGCAACAGGAAGTGATGGCAACCACCCGGCAACGGCTGTTGCTCGCCGCCGACCAATTGCAAAAGGCCCGGGGCGGCTGGCGCTGCCTGGCCAACGGTCCCTGCCCGGGCGCGCCCTGGCAAGCGGGCGATTGATCATTACCCGGGCTGCAACGAGCTTTCTTCGACAATTGCGGTCATTCCCCAGAGGGAATTTAGTAAGATAGCCCCCTAAGCATCTGAACATCTCCGGTTGGAGGTGGACTATATGTATAGATCTCAACTGTCCCATCCACCTGAAGGAGTATCTTTATGACCTGGTCCAAACCCGCTTACACCGACCTGCGCATCGGCTTTGAAGTCACCATGTACTTCGCCAGCCGTTGATTGGTCATGCAGTGCAACGCCTCGGCTCGCCGGGGCGTTTTCATTTTCAGCCCGACCTGATGGAGCGGCCATGTTTGTCCAGATTCTAGGTTCCGCCGCTGGCGGTGGTTTTCCGCAGTGGAACTGCAACTGCGCGAA
This portion of the Pseudomonas sp. MRSN 12121 genome encodes:
- the pqqA gene encoding pyrroloquinoline quinone precursor peptide PqqA produces the protein MTWSKPAYTDLRIGFEVTMYFASR
- the pqqF gene encoding pyrroloquinoline quinone biosynthesis protein PqqF, with translation MPALNHPHPHRETLANGLRISLQHPPRLKRCAAALRVAAGSHDVPRAWPGLAHFLEHLLFLGTARFPAEQGLMAYVQRHGGQVNASTGERHTDFFFELPAADFPAGLERLADMLAHPRLSQEDQLREREVLHAEFIAWSRDAAAQRQLALLDGLSAAHPLRAFHAGNRYSLSVPRPAFQQALQGFYQTHYHSGQMTLSLTGPQPLDELRVLAQGFAAVLAVGEPRPQDAPPPLLVSAQQHYRQLDGRHLNLLFACEQLPMAAREALDFLCTWLGSGKAGGLLATLEERGLVEGLHAAPLYQFAGQALLHIQFTLTEQGATQTRQVSELLFDWLAFFSSQQDWSALREEYALLRQRQRQVAGALELARLNNEQLEPQLSAQGVTALKALLAQLQPASAGNSGIAWQLPAANPLLCSSAPPPRAGLIRGQTSAHRGLRTFAQDRLRQRRESSGMSFSPALADDAGEAALYLRWRLPEGLPHTLRDRLQGHLRELREDGRQAGVELALGISGNQCLLTLKGHPEPIPAMLQQALLALGQPGARFWHMPEPVAPAPLLPIRRLLQALPEFSLGLPIVRESLDEQGWQALWQEARWDGLAIGLGQAQGAIGAALGKAPGTADNQPSAPPSIAAQRHWHQIATAPGEQALLLCCPAPDTTLAQEAAWRLLGQLIQTPFYQRLRVELQLGYAVFSGVRQIDGQTALLFGVQSPSASSNEILGHIEAFLACLPELIEALDSAALDCLKTQLAAQFDARALPLPQLAELLWQGRLAGHPSDYLEQLQQEVMATTRQRLLLAADQLQKARGGWRCLANGPCPGAPWQAGD
- a CDS encoding carbon-nitrogen hydrolase family protein, whose product is MRVALYQCAPQPLDVAGNLQRLQKVAVEACGADLLVLPEMFLSGYNIGVEAVGALAEAQDGPSAQYIANVAQSAGIAILYGYPERADDGQIYNAVQLIDSRGQRLCNYRKTHLFGDLDRSMFSAGAGDFPLVELNGWKLGFLICYDIEFPENARRLALAGAELILVPTANMVPYDFIADVTVRSRAFENQCYVAYANYCGHEDDIHYCGQSSIAAPDGQRIALAGLDEALIAGTLDRRLMLDSRAANRYFHDRRPELYDDLNKR
- a CDS encoding NAD(P)/FAD-dependent oxidoreductase, with amino-acid sequence MNKNNRHPADGKKPITIFGPDFPFAFDDWIEHPAGLGSIPEANHGAEVAIVGAGIAGLVAAYELMKLGLKPVVYEASKMGGRLRSQAFEGAEGIIAELGGMRFPVSSTAFYHYVDKLGLQTKPFPNPLTPASGSTVIDLEGQTHYAQKLADLPALFQEVADAWADALEDGSRFSEIQQAIRDRDVPRLKELWNTLVPLWDDRTFYDFVATSKAFAKLSFHHREVFGQVGFGTGGWDSDFPNSMLEIFRVVMTNCDDHQHLVVGGVEQVPLGIWRHVPERCAHWPQGTSLSSLHHGAPRPGVKRIARAADGRFSVTDNWGDTREYAAVLTTCQSWLLTTQIECEESLFSQKMWMALDRTRYMQSSKTFVMVDRPFWKDKDPETGRDLMSMTLTDRLTRGTYLFDNGDDKPGVICLSYSWMSDALKMLPHPVEKRVKLALDALKKIYPKVDIAGRIIGDPITVSWEADPHFLGAFKGALPGHYRYNQRMYAHFMQDDLPAEQRGIFIAGDDVSWTPAWVEGAVQTSLNAVWGIMRHFGGQTHAENPGPGDVFHEIGPIALAD